From the genome of Diorhabda carinulata isolate Delta chromosome 2, icDioCari1.1, whole genome shotgun sequence:
AGAAAAAGGTAACAGGGTGAGTATCGTTGTTATCATATTAAatcaaacatttagaaaatacgGATGATTATCGTAATGTTGGAATTGCGAAAAATTTTTTAGGGTTTCCCTGGAGTACCAGGTTTACCCGGGGAAAAGGGACAAAGAGGTTTCCCTGGTGGTGAAGGAATTGCAGGAGATAAAGGAGATAAAGGAGAAGCTGGTCCTTTCGGTCCCAGAGGTCCGAAAGGAGAACGTGGTAAAACGGGAGTTCCAGGTTTTCCTGGATTGAATGGTATAGCTGGAGTGATGGGCCCACCTGGAGCTCCGGGAATTCCTGGTTCAGATGGGTGCAATGGTACTGATGTAAgtgtattttcaattaatcataaatatcaattgaattgtatattttattcatatccGTTTTATAGGGGTTACCTGGAATGGACGGATATCCTGGAGAACAAGGTCCTCGAGGTTTGCCTGGTCCGATGGGTATTAAAGGGGAAAAAGGAGAATCGGCGCATTGTGAAATAACCTTGAAGGGACAAAAAGGAGAGCCAGGAAGAAACGGTGTAACAGGGCCCGCTGGTAATCCCGGACCATCAGGTCCGCCCGGATTGCCCGGACCGCAAGGAGAGCCTGGTTTGACTGTGAGTAATTCATATatcattcatttattaattttcgtGTAACAGCAATTAGCATACGTAAATTTCTATATCGTTCACTAATTCGTTGAAATATTTAGGGTCCCCGAGGTCCACCTGGTCAAAAAGGTCAAAAAGGTACACCTGGTCTTGGATTCTATGGACCGAGGGGAGAAAAAGGTAATACTGGACCTCCCGGACAAAAAGGAGAACCAGCTGACGGCCACCATGAGCTAAATCCAACCGCTCTAATAGGACCTAAAGGTGATAAGGGTTTCAAAGGTGATCGTGGAGATATTGGATTCCCCGGCCAAAAAGGAGAACCGGGCACTGAAGGAGATTATGGATTACCTGGAGCTATTGGTATGAAGGGAGAAAAAGGTTTGCCGGGTTCTCCAGGTCCACGTGTAAgttcaaatttacaaatttccaaatatttataaaaataaaagagcTCAATTTTGGTTACAGGGAAGAGCTGGTTTTGCTGGCCCACCAGGTCCACCCGGCCAAAAAGGTGATAGAGGTTTAACTGGACTCTCTGGATTACCCGGAAAACCTGGATTGAAAGGAGAACCAGGAAGGGATGGTGAAACTGGTCGTATTGGATTGACAGGACCTCCAGGTCCACCTGGGGGCGGTAGAGGAATTCCTGGAGCTCCTGGTGAAAAAGGACCTATGGGTTATCCAGGTCCAAGGGGTCCCAAAGGATTAGACGGCTTTCCTGGGGAACCAGGTCCACGTGGACCTATTGGACCAGTCGGTGGACCAGGTCTACCTGGTGTTCCTGGTCCTGAGGGTGCACCCGGCGAGAAAGGAGAAAAGGGTGATCATGGAGCAACTGGTTATCCTGGCAGTGACGGGGCGAGAGGTTTTCCTGGCCCGCAAGGCCCGCAAGGTCCCCAAGGATCGAAAGGTGATAAAGGAGCGACGATAATTGTTAGTATCGAATCAGATTACAATCCTTAATCAATTATTGATTAATCCAATATTCTAGGGACCAAAAGGAGAAGACGGAGAGCCTGGACGTgacggacaaaaaggattgaAAGGAGAAAAAGGATTCGCCGGTCCAAGGGGTACTCCAGGAGATGCACTTAATGGTATTCCTGGAATGCCTGGACCAACGGGTCCTCAAGGGGAAAAAGGAAACGCTGGTCGACCTGGTATACCTGGTAGTCCAGGAATACCTGGAGAAAAAGGTGACAGAGGTGGTCAATGTATCGATTGTATACCGGGAGCTAAGGGAGACAAAGGAGACCGTGGGTTTGATGGTAGAGATGGGCCAATGGGACCGAGAGGTCCACCAGGACAACCTGGCGTTATTGGATTACCAGGTCACGATGGACTACCAGGAAGAGTCGGACCCCCTGGAAATCCAGTAAGTattaataaatatggaaaattcatttcataacaTACAAAGTGATATTAgaagtaaatataaattttagtttcgaaTCAACATGGATACATGAAGCGTCGCCTAAAAAATAGCTGTATAACTAATATAACTGAATAATTAATTTAGTGATtgctaattatttgaaaactgtATGTTTGTAGGGTGTTCCTGGAAAAGATGGTACTCCTGGATCACAAGGAAACGATGGTATTCCCGCTCAGGTTCCTCTCAATTTGATAAAAGCTGAAAAGGGAAATAAAGGTGCTAGAGGAAAAGACGGTGTTCCAGGACCACCAGGTCCTCCTGGTAGACAAGGACCTAAAGGAGATATGGGTCTGACAGGTAGGGCAGGTGAAAAGGGAGACAGAGGTTTCCAAGGTTTCCCTGGTACTGATGGAAGAAACGGAGAGCCCGGAATTAATGGAATTAAAGGACAAAAAGGTGACAGTATTATTGGAGAACAAGGTCCTCCAGGATTACAAGGCGAAAAAGGAGAAGTGGGAAGACCTGGAATGTCAGGTCCCAAAGGAAATCCAGGTACATGTCCAGAAAATATAATGATCAGTTTGAAAGGTAATACCGGACCCAAGGGTAGTAAAGGAGAACGAGGCTTTCCTGGAAGAGATGGGCCAATGGGAGAAAAGGGAGATCAAGGAAATCCAGGTCCATCAGGTCCAACAGGTCATACAGGTCCACCAGGACCAGTAGGAAGGAGAGGATTACCGGGACCAAGAGGTGAAAAAGGAGAGCAAGGACCGATGGGTTTCCCTGGAGAGCCTGGAAGAGACGGTGCTGCTGGATTTCCGGGATTAGCTGGTGCAAAGGGAGGTAAAGGAGAGGCAGGTATTCCAGCTATTGGACCTCCAGGACCGCCTGGTCCAATAGGAGAACCAGGAGAGAAAGGTTTACCTGGATTCCCAGGAAAACCAGGTCCTCCTGGAAATGATGGTTTCCGAGGACTTATGGGCGAAAAAGGGGACATTGGCTCACCAGGATTAAACGGATTGACGGGACCACCTGGAGAAAAGGGAGAGCCTGGACCACTTGGTCCTCCCGGATTAGATGGGCAACCCGGTAGACAGGGACCTATGGGACCAAAAGGAGAACCTGGATTGAGGGGAGAAGTGGGGCGACCAGGATTAGCTGGATTCCCTGGATTGAAGGGTGAACCAGGTATTGCTGGTGAACCAGGTCCTAAAGGATTCAAAGGTGCTGTAGGACGACCGGGTATCCCAGGAGCACCAGGTAAGTTTCATTTATAGATTCTgttctttgtttattattaatctaTCTATCTATTTCCAAGGTATGGATGGGTTGCCGGGACGAGCTGGCGAGAAAGGAGATCGTGGAGTACCAGGTCCACAAGGTCCACCAGGTCTAATTGGAATGCCAGGAGAGATAGGATTGCCTGGTGAAAAGGGAGATATCGGTCCATTCGGTCCACCAGGACTACCAGGTCCACAAGGTGCCGAAGGACCCAAAGGAGATATGGGTTTCCCTGGTACACCGGGAAGAAAAGGAGAACCGGGAACTGCCGCAGAAAAAGGACAAAAAGGAGAGCACGGAATACCAGGTTTACGTGGACCAGATGGGTTGCCAGGAATACAAGGTTTTTCTGGTGCCAAAGGTGACGCAGGAGTGCCAGGAAGAAGTATTCCTGGAGAGCCCGGAGAAAAGGGAGATATGGGTCCACCTGGATTGGATGGTCTACCAGGTATAATGGGTATGAGAGGAGAAAAAGGTCAACCTGGCTTCCCCGGAGTTAAAGGAGATAGAGGATATCCAGGAGATCGAGGAGCACCTGGTTTAGACGGTATGCCAGGACAACCGGGACAAAAAGGTGACTTAGGATTTACGGGAGCAGCAGGATTCCCTGGTGAGAAGGGTGACCAAGGATTCCCTGGAATTAATGGATATGAAGGACAAAAAGGAGAGAGGGGACGAACAGGACCACCTGGTTTTATTGGCGCACCGGGTGAGAAAGGAGATATGGGAGACATTGGTCCACCAGGTCCATTGGTTCAGATCAAGGGAGAAAAAGGAGAACCAGGACCCTTCGGGCTGGAAGGTAGACAAGGAGAGAAAGGAGACAGAGGAGAGCGCGGAGCTATGGGATTGCAAGGGGAAAGAGGTGATACCGGATTCCCAGGACCCAAGGGAGATATTGGACAACCAGGATTACCGGGAGCCAAAGGTTCGTTATtgtcatatttgaatttatattagtaaaatatttgaatcaattgttGACGGGTTGATTTGAtctttattaattaaaagtgTACGTATCGAAATCTCGCAAAAGACATTAGTTTTCTAGTTTTGTAATGTATAATGAAatctttttggtttttaattatcaaattaatttagtAGTTATTTTGTATAGATTCATTTACTAATTATTGTCATAATATAGGTGAAAGAGGATATCCTGGAGTCGCCGGACTACAAGGGCTAACTGTAAAAGGAGAAAAGGGACTTCCTGGAATACCAGGTAAAAGTGGTAGAGATGGCATGCAAGGTATGGTTGGTGAAAAAGGAGAAAGGGGATTACAAGGCTTACCTGGTCGAACTGGACCTCCTGGGCCGCCGGGACCTCTTGGTCCTCAAGGACAAAAAGGTGAAAGAGGTTTCGATGGTGCTCCAGGACCAGTAGGTCCAATCGGACCGCCAGGTCCTGCAGGATTAGAAGGTATAGCTGGTATCAGAGGAGAAAAAGGAGACCGAGGAGAACCCGGTCATGTTGGGGCACCAGGACAGAAGGGAGATCGCGGTTTAACAGGATTACAAGGTTTTCCTGGTAAACCAGGAGAAAAAGGAGATAGAGGTTATGATGGACTGCCAGGAAGAGAGGGACCTAGTGGGTTCCCTGGACCTAAAGGAGATGACGGAATACCAGGACAACCTGGAATACCAGGAATTAACGGAGAAAAGGGAGATAAAGGGGAGCCTGCCCCTCGTGGTTTCCCTGGACCAAAAGGAGAGCCAGGCCCACCCGGTATTTCTGGTTCACCTGGTATTAGAGGTCCACCTGGTCTCGATGGGGTATCGGGAGTACCAGGCGAAAAAGGTGAGAAAGGAGACAGAGGATTTACCGGTATTGCGGGAACTCCGGGTATGCCTGGAGAAAAGGGTGACCAAGGTATCGAAGGAGCTGTCGGTCTTCAGGGAGCTATTGGAGACTTTGGACAAAAGGGAGAACCGGGTGCCGCATGTGTCGATGTTCCAGATTATCTTACTGGTTCACTATTAGTGCGACACAGTCAAAGCAAGGAAATACCTAGATGTGAAAGTGGACATATCAAATTATGGGATGGTTACTCACTATTATACGTCGAAGGAAACGAAAAGGCGCATACGCAAGATTTAGGTTATGCCGGTTCTTGTATCAGGAAATTCTCTACAATGCCATTCGTATTTTGCGATGTCAACAACGTGTGCAATTATGCAAGCAGAAACGACAAATCTTATTGGTTGTCGACAAGCGCAGCTATACCCATGATGCCTGTCGAGGAATCGGCAATTGAAGAATACATTTCGAGATGCGTTGTTTGCGAGGCGCCCGCCAACGTTATCGCTGTTCACAGTCAGTCGTTAGCACTACCAGATTGTCCGTATGGATGGAGCTCCCTTTGGATCGGTTATAGTTTTGTGATGGTAAGTatacaaacaatataatttgcATCCTTATTCTATTTAGTTCATCAAAAAGTTCAATCAGTTAATAACTAGTTCATTTCTGACTTTTCTATGcacataattgatttttaaaatgaatattaatacCATAGCTCGTACTAGGACGAACTACGTGCCTTAAATCATCAACCTAACAATTTCTTCATCAATGAAGTGTACAACAATTGAGTAATTCCATTGAAACCAATCTAATCTAATTGGAGTGTCAGGAGAGATAGGATTACCCGGTGACAAGGGAGATATCGGTTCAGTCGGTCCACCAGGACTACCTATTCCACTAGGTGTTGAAGGACCTAAAAGAGATAAGGGTTTCCCTGGTACACCGAGAAGGAAAGGAAAAATTTGGAACTGCCgcagataaagaagaaaaaggagAGCACGGAATACCAGGTTTACGTGAACCAGAGAGATTGCTAGGAATTCAAGGTTTTTCTTGTGCCAAAGGGGACGCAGGAGTGCCAGGAAGAAGTATACCTGGAGAACCAGGAAAAAAGGGAGATATGGGTTCACCTGGATTGGATGGTTTACCAGGAATAATGAGTATGAGAGGAGAAAAAGGTCAACATGGTTAGGGAGATACAGGATATCCAGGAGATCGAGGAGTATTTGGTTTAGACTGTATGCCAGGACAACTCAAACAACGGATTTGAGAAATAACGAAGAGCGGAATTAAGATATGCGGAATTAACTAGCTCATTCCTGTTTCACATCATCAACTGAAGTCTTTATCAATAAAGTATACAACAATTGAGTAATTCTAGTGATggattaaaaaaatggattaaattgaaatttactattttttcagCACACTGCCGCTGGAGCTGAAGGAGGTGGACAATCTCTATCGAGTCCGGGATCTTGTTTGGAAGATTTTCGAGCTACACCTTTCATAGAATGTAACGGCGCTCAGGGTTCTTGCCACTATTTTGCAAACACTTTCAGTTTCTGGTTAGCTACAATCGACAACAATCAACAATTCCAGAAACCACAGAAACAAACGCTTAAAGCAGGAAACGTAAGAGACAGAATCAGTAGATGCCAAGTCTGTATAAGAAATacgtaaatattcaaaaatcgGACTAGGATAAATTTATTCGAGCGGTGACTTCCTTACAaaggtttttcttattttaaaatcgTGTAAATGAGACACCTTATATGTGTTCCTATCAGCTCGGTACTTGATTCTACCATTGAATTCATCTCATGTTGAGTAAAGTATAAGAAGATAATAATTGACTTTGGATTATCATGTACCAAACTGCCAAATTTTGTATAGTAAGCTTTATAACTTTTCTTAATAATACTGCCGTGCCATGTTTTGTGTAACAAGATagcatgtaaaaaaattttgtataaaatatagattttaaGTTGTACGTATATATGAATTTTACAGTAACCGactataaaattaccaaaacgAAGTAATTCATGTAAATTAACTAGTTGTCTTTAAAAGATATATGGGGT
Proteins encoded in this window:
- the LOC130904224 gene encoding collagen alpha-2(IV) chain, with the protein product MKDHGLGFLVVSVGVLSSINAQFLSNYPAENRTGLYGRQINSKTRYGREDYDNRDEDDYLDGEDLNEVDNYDYSRGDISESTDTQNGYYRPSGGSSDYPTTAAPESSETTETNEARLDPRLNPIDPRYDARIDTKNPRYDPRLDPRSSMYEPRLDPQNSLYDPQYSSQYRSGSTGYTYQTGSQTGGGQSGGSNVRSGDSTGGSQSVGGYDDESSSQYGNSQQGNPYRPGSQPMRPDYGSVSGSGSISGSATGQTGNTYGYSQSGDRSYGRNSQSGGSFRTGIYRTGSQSGGSYGTGSQSGGSYGTGSQSAGSYGSGSQGISGSSAYNESRTWSASYDSRLSGGRRPYSSSYDVFDSPAAKAGLDKYLPKCFAEKGNRGFPGVPGLPGEKGQRGFPGGEGIAGDKGDKGEAGPFGPRGPKGERGKTGVPGFPGLNGIAGVMGPPGAPGIPGSDGCNGTDGLPGMDGYPGEQGPRGLPGPMGIKGEKGESAHCEITLKGQKGEPGRNGVTGPAGNPGPSGPPGLPGPQGEPGLTGPRGPPGQKGQKGTPGLGFYGPRGEKGNTGPPGQKGEPADGHHELNPTALIGPKGDKGFKGDRGDIGFPGQKGEPGTEGDYGLPGAIGMKGEKGLPGSPGPRGRAGFAGPPGPPGQKGDRGLTGLSGLPGKPGLKGEPGRDGETGRIGLTGPPGPPGGGRGIPGAPGEKGPMGYPGPRGPKGLDGFPGEPGPRGPIGPVGGPGLPGVPGPEGAPGEKGEKGDHGATGYPGSDGARGFPGPQGPQGPQGSKGDKGATIIGPKGEDGEPGRDGQKGLKGEKGFAGPRGTPGDALNGIPGMPGPTGPQGEKGNAGRPGIPGSPGIPGEKGDRGGQCIDCIPGAKGDKGDRGFDGRDGPMGPRGPPGQPGVIGLPGHDGLPGRVGPPGNPGVPGKDGTPGSQGNDGIPAQVPLNLIKAEKGNKGARGKDGVPGPPGPPGRQGPKGDMGLTGRAGEKGDRGFQGFPGTDGRNGEPGINGIKGQKGDSIIGEQGPPGLQGEKGEVGRPGMSGPKGNPGTCPENIMISLKGNTGPKGSKGERGFPGRDGPMGEKGDQGNPGPSGPTGHTGPPGPVGRRGLPGPRGEKGEQGPMGFPGEPGRDGAAGFPGLAGAKGGKGEAGIPAIGPPGPPGPIGEPGEKGLPGFPGKPGPPGNDGFRGLMGEKGDIGSPGLNGLTGPPGEKGEPGPLGPPGLDGQPGRQGPMGPKGEPGLRGEVGRPGLAGFPGLKGEPGIAGEPGPKGFKGAVGRPGIPGAPGMDGLPGRAGEKGDRGVPGPQGPPGLIGMPGEIGLPGEKGDIGPFGPPGLPGPQGAEGPKGDMGFPGTPGRKGEPGTAAEKGQKGEHGIPGLRGPDGLPGIQGFSGAKGDAGVPGRSIPGEPGEKGDMGPPGLDGLPGIMGMRGEKGQPGFPGVKGDRGYPGDRGAPGLDGMPGQPGQKGDLGFTGAAGFPGEKGDQGFPGINGYEGQKGERGRTGPPGFIGAPGEKGDMGDIGPPGPLVQIKGEKGEPGPFGLEGRQGEKGDRGERGAMGLQGERGDTGFPGPKGDIGQPGLPGAKGERGYPGVAGLQGLTVKGEKGLPGIPGKSGRDGMQGMVGEKGERGLQGLPGRTGPPGPPGPLGPQGQKGERGFDGAPGPVGPIGPPGPAGLEGIAGIRGEKGDRGEPGHVGAPGQKGDRGLTGLQGFPGKPGEKGDRGYDGLPGREGPSGFPGPKGDDGIPGQPGIPGINGEKGDKGEPAPRGFPGPKGEPGPPGISGSPGIRGPPGLDGVSGVPGEKGEKGDRGFTGIAGTPGMPGEKGDQGIEGAVGLQGAIGDFGQKGEPGAACVDVPDYLTGSLLVRHSQSKEIPRCESGHIKLWDGYSLLYVEGNEKAHTQDLGYAGSCIRKFSTMPFVFCDVNNVCNYASRNDKSYWLSTSAAIPMMPVEESAIEEYISRCVVCEAPANVIAVHSQSLALPDCPYGWSSLWIGYSFVMHTAAGAEGGGQSLSSPGSCLEDFRATPFIECNGAQGSCHYFANTFSFWLATIDNNQQFQKPQKQTLKAGNVRDRISRCQVCIRNT